GTATCAATGAGTGCATTGTCAGAAAGGAGTTAGTGGCAGGAACTGTAGCAGAGCTGCAAAGTGAAAAATGATCTCAGAATATGAGCGCTGTGCTCAGGCTAAACGGAGAACATCATGGTGTGCAGGAACTGCTGAAAAtcttttaaacaattatttttggGCAGTGCAACTATCGGAAAAAATATAATGATTTAGAATTGTCCAGACCTAAACCTTACTGAAATGTTGTAAAACGTGTAAAACTTGACCAACCTCTGCACGTAGCCGCTGCAAaaggttgggttttttttaatgttcctgATCTTAAAAACGAGTTCCGAATTTCTTTTTGGCTCTTACTTGACCTGtaaaatgatatattgtgaTTTAATATCTTTTGTCGTATTAGTATCAGATGTGCAAATTAGTTTATTTGCTTATTCGATTTGTCCGTGGTTGTTTTTAACGTTATTTGCGCTGCTTACCCGTTAGGATTTCCGGGTCGTATTCTTCACGACCTTCTGAGGTTGCCAATGGATACAGTGTAACTTGTAAACGACCTCGCTAGGCAACAATAGTGGACCAGGAAAATGCTTTGCAAGGTTGCAGCcagctaaatatattttaactgcTTATCTGAAAAAGTtcagaagaaaaacatttagcTAACTATAGTTTAATGATAGCTAATAACACGTTTATCAAATGTTGCCAGAGTGAATTCAAATAATCAGTCAAAATGTCAACAGCCTCTGCACCTATGGTGCAGTATGGTCGAAGAAAAGGTTCAAGCAGAAGAGGTGAGCAAAAGACTTTTACAAAGTTTTCAGATCATGTTACCTGGCTAACTAGCTGGTCGTCACCATTCTGAATTTCAAAGCCTACCTCTTATTTTGCAACAGTCATTTTGGCGGAGGGTAAAAGTGAGCTGAGCCCAGCGGTAGATATTCGCAAAGTAACAGTATTGCCCAAATCCGAATGGTTACGACTGCAAGCCAGTGTCAGTGGTGTGAGCAGACACCCCGACAGTCGCGCTGAAGCAGCAAGGCAGCGGGCGGCCCTGCACCTGCGTTCTGAGGAAGTGGTCAAAAACTGGCCCAATACTATAGCTGTGAGTATTCTGCTGTATTGTCTTAAAATGAGATGGAGTGATTGAAGTCACTTAGGTGTGTCAGGGGATATCTCTTTAGAATCGCTTGCAAACGAAATACTTTGGTGAAATGCTCCTAATGCAGGCCTGCCATGCATTTACAGGGACAACGGCAAAAAAAACTGGAGGCAAAGAAACTTAGAGAAGAGattgaggaggaagagaggaaacaaATTGATACAGCGGAAGCAAAGTACCAAGagcaaaaaagaagagaagcCATTGAGAAAGCAAAAGCCCAGCAATATTATCAGACTGACAGAGTGAAAGGATTCCATGTTAGTATATTTACTATTTTTCAATTGTGTCATACTACTCAGTTGTATTTGATTTGGCCACATATCATCATACTGACACATAGGTATGCAGCGTTATGTCTTCACCCTTTACCCTAATAATTCCATTTATTGATGATGCAGTTGAAGCTGCCCAGGCTTACTGATCTGGAGCAGGTTTTGCAGTATGTCTAAGGTTAAGTTACCAATGCAAGCCACATTATTAAATTCGGATCAGATCAGATTTGCCTGTCTTGACTGTTCACGTTTATAATAGCAAGTGATCTttatctgtctgtaatgtgatTGCATCTGAAATGATGAAACTGATACACTTTTGCACAAGGCACCTCTgccaccaacaacaaaaatgccATATCTATGAAATGACCCATTGTATTAAAACCGCCAAGTGGATGTGCTAGTAGGTCACTTGTACATCACATTTTGCTCCGGAGAACTGCAAACAGGTGTTTCGCAGCTACTGTTATTACAGCTGTTTCACTCCTCCACTGTTGTTTTAATGGTGATGTACATCCACATGATTTCTAATCTGACCGTTCTCATTCAAGTCGCATGGCCACGAACTGGATACGAATCTGATGTAGGACCAAATATGAGAGTGACTCAGATTTGTGTGTCCAGCCCTGAAAAAACAATTATGATGCCACCCCCAGAGTGCCCTGCTGTTGACTGAGGTTCTGAAGGAGCGGGAGGCCCAGATTGAGTTGAAGCAGAGGAAACAGAATGCCTCTAAGGATATAGATAAAGAGATCATGGCTATGAtcctgcacagagagaggcagacttTACAGAAGGAGCAGCAGGACGACCTAGAGAAGAAGCGAAAGTGTCTGGTGGTCGCTGAGAGTTTGAAACAACAGTAAAGTATAAGACACGCCACTGTATCTAAGTTTTAAACCAGCTGTTTTAACTGCTGATGTAATAAAATACCTTTGCCATCAAAATGGCCTCAGATGCTAAATGACTGTATTGTAGATTGATCTACAGTGCCATGAACAAAGCCAGCAGGGTTTTCTTGTTGACTTTGCGAGGAGGAACACGCCTGTGCTGCCACAGAATATCTGCATTGTCCATCTTTATTAGGATTGAGGAGCATAAGCATgcaagagaacaagagagaaaggaggaaagaaagCAGGTAGAGGAAATGCAGCGACTCGAAGAGCTCTATCTATCGGAGCAATCCATGCAagagcagaagaagaaagagcagaagagaagcaTCATGAGAGCTCACTGTGTAAGGCTTACACAGATTCCATTTCAGAAGTTTACAAAAAGTTTTCTTCTAGAATTTATTGCATATGGGCAACTACAgtattatatattgtaattttgtaattataaattatatattgtaattatattttgtaaatactaGCAActataatattacaataaattGAATCACTTGGTTCTCTAGAAGTCTACTGTTTTCTGTAAATGATCTTCTTGGAATAGTGATGTTTGCCCTTGGAGAGGTCCAGACTCATCAAAACgcagtaaaataattaattcatgCTTTTTCTGACAGGAACACCTGGCTAACAGGGATCTCATCAAAGCGACCGAGGCTCAGAATGAGAAGATGGAGGATGAGAGTCGAAGGCTTTTTGCAAAAGctaaagagaaaatgatgaaactcaggaaagagaaagaagcagagcTGTTTAGGTACAGGTTTTTAAGAACTATATTTAGAAACACTGCTTAATATTTCAGGAGAGTAAATTGCCCTCACATGACTGTATTAGATTACTGTTGGTCTGGACTCAAATGTAGGTGCAAGTCTATTTCCACTGTTAGCTGTTTATGGCAAATAAGAGACTTATTGATCACTGATTATTTTTTGACATGAGAAACAAATATACTAACTCTGGATTGCTATATGTTATTTTCAGAGCGTAAATATAGTACTAGTCTGTAATCTGTGGCATCATTGTTCTGTGGCAGAGAGttccagagacacagagaggctaTTACTGAGAGACTGAAAGCCCAGCATCAGGAACAGACCACTAATGAGGAAGAGTTGATCTTCAAGGCAGTGGAAGAAGCTGAAGCCAAGCAGGCTCAGCAACAGCGAGAAAAGGATGAGAAGAAAGCAGCAATGTTGAAGTCCATagccacacacagagaagctaTGGTAAAATATTTATGGGACTGTTTTCTAATGTTAAAATGATTGAACAATAGAGAGTTATAATCAGACTCAACtgttatttgacattttatattttaaacgAATTGGCACTTTTTCTgggtgttttacattttttaaggatattgaaaaatgtttgtttgttttggttgttgaTTCACCAATTCATGTGAATTGTATTTTTGACAACACATCTTCAATTATATGGCTTCAGCGACAAGAACAGCAGCTCAGGGTGCAAGAGGAGAAACAGAATGCAATTGAGATGCTTAATGCAAAGAAAGTAGCAGATAGCATTTTTCTTGAAAAACAACTCCTCAAGGCCCAACAAATGAAAGAGAATGCCAAAGCACTACAAGACATTTACGTACATCAAATGGTGGGTTGATTGTTTAAACACATCTTTAACGTGTCTTAATATTAGCATTTTCattattccttttttgttttcttttgtaagTGACATTTACTATAAATCATCACTTTTGCTATATCTAGGCTGAGAAATGTGCACAGGATCAGCGcatgaaaaaagaagaagaggagtTTGAGGCAAGCAACGCTGCTCTTATTGCCGAAGAGGAGAATCAGTTTCAGCGGTACGCCAAGCAAGTGATCCAGACAGCCAGTGAGGCCCAGCGGAACACCCGTGCACTGCGCAAGGCTGCACGGGAGGGCATCGGTGGAGGACTGGGCCCCATGTTTAGTGGAGTTAGGCCAAGTTATCTTGTTCATGATGAGTCTGGCGTTCAGATGCCCAGTTATGTGTGCAGTAGTAGTCAAGGCATAAAGGAGCTGAATGAAACTGTCAACATTAAGGAGTCCAAAAAACGACTAGGATTTACTTGGTGATCATGGGTAATATAATATTTACCTGTTCAAGGCTATGATTTGTTGCCATTAAtacacagtaataaaaaaaaaatctttaaaatgatCTAAGTTAGTTTTTTGAAAAGGAATTGTAGCTGTGTTAGTTGTATTGTAGACTTTTGATTgttatacagtggtgtgaaaaagtgtttgcccccttcctgattatctttttttttttttaaacataaattaacaGTGGTTTATCaaatctttggaaagctgagtttctctagccacacccatgcctgattactgccacacctgttctcaatcaagaagtcacttaaataggacctacCTCataaagtgaagtagaccaaaagataatcaaaagctagacagcatgctatGAGCCAAAGAAATTaaagaacaaatgagatacaaagtaattgagctCTATCATTCAGGAAAAGGCTGTAatgccatttctaaagctttgggactccagcaaaccacagtgagagtcattatccacaaatggtgaaaatatggaccagtggtgaaccttcccaggactGGCCGGCTAACCAAAATTACTCCAAGAGTGCAACAACGACTCATCTAAGAGGTCACAAGACACCacacaacatccaaagaactgcaggcctcacttgcctcagtgaaggtcagtgttcatgactccatcataagaaagagactgggcaacaatggcctgcatggcagagttccaagatgaaaaccactgctgagcaaaaagaacatgaaggcttgtctcagttttggcagaaaacatcttgatgatccccaagacctTTGGGAAAATagtctgtggactgatgagacaaaagttgaactttttggaaggtgtggaacatcataccaacagtaaaatatggtggtggcggtagtgtgatggtctggggctgttttgctgcttcaggacctggaagatttgctgtggtaaatggaactatgaattctgctgtctatcAAAAAATCTTGAAGGAGAATGTTcagccatctgttcgtgacctcaagctgaagcgcacttgggttctgcagcaggacaatgatccaaaatgcaccaagtccacctctgaatggcttaaggaaaaacaaaatgatgacTTTGGAGTGGTCAAattcctgacctgaatctgattgagatgctgtggcataggctttttcacaccactgtatgttaATTCTGTGGTCATATTCATTTAAGTTAAAAAGTGCACATCATTTAGTGTGTACCTGAGCTAGTTTTAGTTTTGGCCATGTTAGTCTTCTACATTATCAAACAAATATACCcaaagccgtgtgtgtgtgtgtgtgtgtgtgtgtgtgtgtgggtggttttTGTTACATCTACATACTGCAACACTGGTTTCTGTCTTGTAccaaatttaaaacaattacaaaataattctatttctgacatttcactGCATCATGGGCTGAAGCtggtcaaaaaataaataaatattaaccaATAATATAATTGCTTGTTTTCCCAGATAATGAATGTTAATACCTGCTAACATCAACAGGGGCAGGAGAGGGGTGTGGTGGTTTG
This region of Electrophorus electricus isolate fEleEle1 chromosome 2, fEleEle1.pri, whole genome shotgun sequence genomic DNA includes:
- the ccdc173 gene encoding coiled-coil domain-containing protein 173, with translation MSTASAPMVQYGRRKGSSRRVILAEGKSELSPAVDIRKVTVLPKSEWLRLQASVSGVSRHPDSRAEAARQRAALHLRSEEVVKNWPNTIAGQRQKKLEAKKLREEIEEEERKQIDTAEAKYQEQKRREAIEKAKAQQYYQTDRVKGFHSALLLTEVLKEREAQIELKQRKQNASKDIDKEIMAMILHRERQTLQKEQQDDLEKKRKCLVVAESLKQQIEEHKHAREQERKEERKQVEEMQRLEELYLSEQSMQEQKKKEQKRSIMRAHCEHLANRDLIKATEAQNEKMEDESRRLFAKAKEKMMKLRKEKEAELFREFQRHREAITERLKAQHQEQTTNEEELIFKAVEEAEAKQAQQQREKDEKKAAMLKSIATHREAMRQEQQLRVQEEKQNAIEMLNAKKVADSIFLEKQLLKAQQMKENAKALQDIYVHQMAEKCAQDQRMKKEEEEFEASNAALIAEEENQFQRYAKQVIQTASEAQRNTRALRKAAREGIGGGLGPMFSGVRPSYLVHDESGVQMPSYVCSSSQGIKELNETVNIKESKKRLGFTW